AACTGTTGAAAATCTTGGCTTAATTGAGCAGCAAGTTTTAGCCAATTGGGGGAACTTAAAGGGAAAAAAAGAGCATCTACAGTCTTCACCAATTGCATTAAAAGTTGATAGTCATAACTTTGAGTCAATTGTAATTGTCCTTGAGCCGTTAACCAAGGAATGGGGGGAGAAGTAACGCTAATTTTTAAAGGTAATACAGCTTTTAAATTCGGTTCTTCTAACTGAATTAAATGCTCCCGGTGAGCCAAACTTAATAAAGAACAGCAGCGAGCATGACTATATTGAAGCTCAAATTGATCCGGGGAAATTTCCCTATTCCGAAGTGGAGTTAGTACCCACCGATGGCGAAGAAGTTGTTCTAACCAAGTCGCTATTCCCCTATCAGTAAAGATAAATTGCAACATTCCTGACGACAAGGGATAAACCGTCACATCCCTAGGAATTTGCCCAAAACCATACTGACCCTGTGTATTTAAGGTCTTTAAGCTAACACAGATAGCCTCCGCCAGATCCAGAGGAGGTTGATGCAAGCGGGATGAAAGTTTCAGCGCGATCGCCGATCCGTATGTGATCTTAGTCTTATGTTTAATGTGATTTACGGGAATTTCCTGAGAATTAACCGTATCAATCCCTTGAAATTGTAAACTTTTTCCCAGTTGTACCGCTAACATCTTTGCCAAAGCAAGCATAACCTTCTAAATCCATCCCAAACAGGCTTACATTGGCTATTATCAACATACTAAGTCAATACCCTGACGGAATTTTTTGAAATTGATTGTCTAAAATAGTTGATGAGTTTACTCAAAAGAGATGTGTTTTTTGTTACTTTGGTTAAAGGATCTTAAACCCTTCTCTCTTAAGTATAAAATACACCTTCAGGATAGGCGAGCAATTCTGTGAACCCATTCAACACTTGACGGATGTGGAGGTGTATAAGCATCTTGCCGTGACCTTTGACTAAAAATTGTTTATTACCTGATCTCATGATGCAATCATCTCCTATTCCGACCGATTCCAATCGACCTTTCCTAACCTGGCAGAGGATTACAGACTGGGCACAGGAACATTACCGTTGCCGCAGTTTCAGCAAAGATGAGCGGATTCCGGCTCGTCCAGGGTTACTGTATTTAGTCCAACGGGGTGCAGTCCGATTAGTCGGTAGCGCTCAACTGGAGTATGCCAAGGGTAAACCCAATTCCAAACCCCGGAATCGCAATTTAGATGAAGCCTTTCTCGGTTTTGTTGGTGCAGGTCAACCCTTTGAACTGGTGGCGCAGTCTCCCTTTAGCCTACAAGCCTATAGCCACGCCGATGATACGACGGTGTTATGGATGTATTGGCACGATTTAGATAATTGGCCCCATTTTCGTCGGGAAGTTCTCGATGCGTTTCGGTATCAACATCAACGGAAATTACTTTGGTTAAGTACATTGGGTCAACGTCGTACCATTGACCGACTCTTAGGATTTTTAACCTTACTCATTGAAGAATACGGGGAATATTATGCCAGTAGTAACGGGGAAGATGGGTTTAAAGGCTATTGTTTACCTTGGTCATTAACCCACTCTCAAATCGGCAGTGCCATCGGTTCCACACGAGTTACCGTAACTCGTCTGATGGGAAAACTCCGTCAACAAGGCTTAGTTTATACTCAAGACGATAACTTAATTTGTATCCCCATTGAATCCGAAGACTACAACAAAACCTTGGATTTAGAAGACGATGCAGGCTTTGAAGAGGAATAATCAGTTATCAGTTATCAGTTATCAGTTATCAGTTATCAGTTATCAGTTATCAGTTATCAGTTATCAGTTATCAGTTATCAGTTATCAGTTGTTGATGAACTCCAGGCTTCTAAACTGTTTCCTGTTGACTAATAACTGATCAAATCTGATAGTAATTAGTGATTACTGATTCCTGATAAAACCTGCCGTAACTGTCTTGTTGCCTGGGTTTGAGAGTTGGACAGATCTAACAGTTGATTCAGTTGAGCCGTTGTTTCCTGCAACTGCTGGCGAACTTGATTCCACGAATCTTGAACAGGTTGTAACATTTCCTGATACAAATTAATCCGCCCCCAAAGTTCAGCCACCATGCGTTGTTGTTCGATCCAACTTTGCTCCTGAGTTTCTAACTGTTGACGGGTTTGTTCTTGTTGTTGAACTTGAGCATTTACCTCTGTCTCTCTTTGGGCAAAGGTAGAGCGCAATTGTTGAAGTTCCGTTTCCAAAGTTTGGAGTTGCTGTTGTTGTTCCCGTTGTTGGGTTTCCAAACTCGCAATCACCGATTTCAAATCAGTCGGCCCTCCTGCGGTAGCCGGAGATAAACCTCGACGACGATTTAAAACCCCTTCATATTGAGTTTTATGGTCTTCCCGTTCTTTTAAGGTACGGCGCTGACCCACCAATGTTTCATTCAACATTTGATAGGCATCTTGTTCATCAGCTAATTTCGTCTGTAAACTTTCTCGATCGCCATCGTTTGCCGTTTTGAGTTCCTCTTGAATTTCCCCAATCTCTTCGAGTTTGTATTTTAATTCCTCCTCTTGGTCTTTAACAAAACCAGACCAGCGATCCCATTCCTGTTTTAATTGTTCGACTTCCGCTTGTAATTGTTCTAAGGGCATCGCCTCCAATGCTTGGATATCCACTTTCACGCTCACTGCGACGGGTTCATCCTCCGATTGACGAGAAGCCAACTCTTGTAACTGTTCTAATAAAGTTTGACGGCTTTGGATCAAGGTTTGTAACGTTTGAGCATAGTCCTGTTTCGTTTGGACTAACTGTTGCTGGGAGGCTAACTCAGAGCGATTTTGAATTAACAGATCCTGCGCTTGCTGCCACTGTTGCCATTGCTGTTTAATGCTGCTGGTTGTCGTTTCTAGGGTTTGTTGAAGGCGTTCAGCCTCAGAACGTTGTTCTTGTAATCGTTGCTGATGTTGTGCCAGTAAACTCTCAGCCCCAGTCACTTGTTCTAAGGACTGATGGAGTTTTGTCTGTAACGGAGAAATTTCAACAGGGTTAGACAATTGATTGAGTAAGTTATTGAGGAGTTCAGATTGTTCGGCACTCAAGGAAGGAGAGGACTGTAATTGAGCTTGTTGTTCTTCAAGCTGTTTGCGTTGATCTCGTAACTGCTGTCGAGTAGTTTCAATATCTTGACGAGCCTGGTCAATTTGAGACCGTAAATGGTTACTTTCATCTCGGGAACGCTCAATTTCTTGACGTTGCTGTTCCAGCCGTTCTAATTCTTCCTCCAATTGTTCCATCTGTTCTCGTCGGGCTTCCATTTCCATTTCCCGGCGATTTAATTCCTGACTTTGGTAAGTCAACGACTCCTTCCACTGTTCAATTTCTTCCTGTTGGGTTTTAAACTTTTCCTGCAACCGAGAAAAATCTTGGAGAATTCCCACGAGTTGGCGGGCAGCTTCTTGGATGCGCTGTACCTGCTTACCCGTATTCAGATCCACTAAGACTAACGTTCCGTCCTTAAAGTTATTGGCATCATCAGCAAGGATGATTTCATCTCCGGGTACAGCACTCCAATTGTTTTCACCTCGCTGACAAGCCAATAGCTTGAGTTCAGTCCTACCGCCGCCCAGACCAAATTTGCTACTCTGCTTTTGTACTTCCGCTAAATAGAGCATCGGCCCTTTATCCTCTTGAGGTGTTCAAGCACTATTTGTTCGCTGTCTTAATCATAAAACCTTCTGGGAGTCGCAGGTAAACAGTTAATCCTGAAGCCTAATATACCGTTAGTTAATCCTTAATCCCTAACTATCCGGTGCATAAGTGGCTGTCTCCCCTAGAATATAAGGGAAGCCGTGATTTGATCATCACGATACTGCCTTATTTTTCATCTCTAGGATGTACCTCAACCCAAACCCATTTGCAGGAGGCAACTTGCTAAATGCAAGGCTCTTTAAACGAAATTGATATTCGCAGTATTTTGCAACTGATTGAGCTTGGCCAGAGAACAGGGGAACTCATGGTCGAAGCTTACAGTTCATCCCAGATGGCCACTGAAATTGAACGCCATCCCAGCCGTTTAACCGGACAATGTTGGTTAGTGTTTTCTTGGAACGGTCGCATTATCTATGCAGGTCAAAGCGAAGGCAGCCTGATGAGATTACGCGATTATTTACGACGCTATAAAGCTGAAGCCGTTCTCGCTGAGTTAGAAGTTCCCTCCATTGCTTCGGTCAATGCTCCAGAGTATGGGTACTTGTGGGTGTTACTTGAACATCAAGTGATTACCCCAGCCATCGCTCGTAATATTGTTCATTGTATGGTTCAGGAAACCTTATTTGATTTACTGAGTTTACATCAAGGCGCTTTTATTTTTGAAATGGGATCTGCTTTAGCGCCCCAATTAACCACCTTAGAAATTAGCCCATTATTAGCCAATATTTTCAAACAAGTCCAAGAATGGAAAAAATTCCATCCCCATATTACCTCCCCGAATCAATGTCCCTTAATTACGGATCGATCAAAATTACAAGAGACCGTCCGACCTCAAGTGTTTGAAACCTTGAATCGTTGGGCTGATGGCCAAACCTCGATTCGTCAAATTGCCCGTCATTTACATCGAGATATTGTCATGGTGACAAAAGCCATTTATCCGTTTGTACAACAGGGATTAGTACAACTATTAGCTCCCCATCCCGAAAATCCGTTAACCACACTAGAACCCTTCACCGATAGAAATCGTAGCCCTCGAATTGTCTGTATTGATGATGATCTGGTGATTCGGCAAACGGTTGAATTTATTTTAAAAGAACATGGCTATGAAGCAACTGCCATTGGCAATCCTTTAAAAGCATTGAGTTTAGTGTTTCAACTCAAACCCGATTTAATTTTGTGTGATATTGCCATGCCTGAATTAAATGGTTATGAAATCTGTGCTATGTTACGAAATTCGACAGCCTTTCGTCAAACTCCCATTGTCATGTTAACGGGAATTGATGGATTTATTGATCGCCTCAAAGCTCGAATGATTCGAGCCACCAACTACTTAACAAAACCGTTTGGCGATGCTGAGTTATTAACCTTAGTGGAAACTTATATTGGGCCAGGGAAACTCACGAATACAGCTAAAGAGTCTAAATTAGAAGAGGAGTTCATGAGTGAGTTAGAAACCCTTTAACTCTCCCCCGTAGAAAACCCCAGACTGGATCAATCCAGGCGGTCAAAGATTTGTATAATTAAATAGGACTCTGGCTGACAAGATACACAATCCTGTAAAACCTGACTCTATGGGTTTATAGATTCGGGAACTATACTTGAAATTAAACAAGATGTTAAAAAAACTAAGTGATCATAACCCTGCCGATGGGATTGACAACTAAACAAACCCGGAGCGATCCGATGCAAAACCCTGCCGCCGATTCG
This genomic stretch from Planktothrix sp. FACHB-1365 harbors:
- the hmpF gene encoding pilus motility taxis protein HmpF → MLYLAEVQKQSSKFGLGGGRTELKLLACQRGENNWSAVPGDEIILADDANNFKDGTLVLVDLNTGKQVQRIQEAARQLVGILQDFSRLQEKFKTQQEEIEQWKESLTYQSQELNRREMEMEARREQMEQLEEELERLEQQRQEIERSRDESNHLRSQIDQARQDIETTRQQLRDQRKQLEEQQAQLQSSPSLSAEQSELLNNLLNQLSNPVEISPLQTKLHQSLEQVTGAESLLAQHQQRLQEQRSEAERLQQTLETTTSSIKQQWQQWQQAQDLLIQNRSELASQQQLVQTKQDYAQTLQTLIQSRQTLLEQLQELASRQSEDEPVAVSVKVDIQALEAMPLEQLQAEVEQLKQEWDRWSGFVKDQEEELKYKLEEIGEIQEELKTANDGDRESLQTKLADEQDAYQMLNETLVGQRRTLKEREDHKTQYEGVLNRRRGLSPATAGGPTDLKSVIASLETQQREQQQQLQTLETELQQLRSTFAQRETEVNAQVQQQEQTRQQLETQEQSWIEQQRMVAELWGRINLYQEMLQPVQDSWNQVRQQLQETTAQLNQLLDLSNSQTQATRQLRQVLSGISNH
- a CDS encoding response regulator; the protein is MQGSLNEIDIRSILQLIELGQRTGELMVEAYSSSQMATEIERHPSRLTGQCWLVFSWNGRIIYAGQSEGSLMRLRDYLRRYKAEAVLAELEVPSIASVNAPEYGYLWVLLEHQVITPAIARNIVHCMVQETLFDLLSLHQGAFIFEMGSALAPQLTTLEISPLLANIFKQVQEWKKFHPHITSPNQCPLITDRSKLQETVRPQVFETLNRWADGQTSIRQIARHLHRDIVMVTKAIYPFVQQGLVQLLAPHPENPLTTLEPFTDRNRSPRIVCIDDDLVIRQTVEFILKEHGYEATAIGNPLKALSLVFQLKPDLILCDIAMPELNGYEICAMLRNSTAFRQTPIVMLTGIDGFIDRLKARMIRATNYLTKPFGDAELLTLVETYIGPGKLTNTAKESKLEEEFMSELETL
- a CDS encoding Crp/Fnr family transcriptional regulator: MQSSPIPTDSNRPFLTWQRITDWAQEHYRCRSFSKDERIPARPGLLYLVQRGAVRLVGSAQLEYAKGKPNSKPRNRNLDEAFLGFVGAGQPFELVAQSPFSLQAYSHADDTTVLWMYWHDLDNWPHFRREVLDAFRYQHQRKLLWLSTLGQRRTIDRLLGFLTLLIEEYGEYYASSNGEDGFKGYCLPWSLTHSQIGSAIGSTRVTVTRLMGKLRQQGLVYTQDDNLICIPIESEDYNKTLDLEDDAGFEEE
- a CDS encoding DALR anticodon-binding domain-containing protein, whose protein sequence is MLALAKMLAVQLGKSLQFQGIDTVNSQEIPVNHIKHKTKITYGSAIALKLSSRLHQPPLDLAEAICVSLKTLNTQGQYGFGQIPRDVTVYPLSSGMLQFIFTDRGIATWLEQLLRHRWVLTPLRNREISPDQFELQYSHARCCSLLSLAHREHLIQLEEPNLKAVLPLKISVTSPPIPWLTAQGQLQLTQSYDYQLLMQLVKTVDALFFPLSSPNWLKLAAQLSQDFQQFYRYCRIWGEVKQQTPKLAQARLGLVLITQVILQILLEEKLGIMAPFEL